A window from Diachasmimorpha longicaudata isolate KC_UGA_2023 chromosome 5, iyDiaLong2, whole genome shotgun sequence encodes these proteins:
- the LOC135162342 gene encoding uncharacterized protein LOC135162342 → MTSSQVDASPKSSYQSGYQPGTFKPKKSKYGGNKANQNGIKIISDRVVQYNSDEKRSIEKIVKKVKLQRHEISKTGPVINIDFDLQKVEKKKKNSTRRLGHKSPGSTQSDSKILKVNNKKTSEIMQVSTEEKKLWINMLEKDLDLFNQVNYIDKKKDLKKIQAREKRLKLAEKKKADFIAREKRRELAKEKQRQFRARESEKNRSKDNTSKDIIPEPMMELDSSIEIIPSTPSVINLILEREGEDAQHGSLNFATSTPKKPRKTIEEIEAVLVALGANLEQRNREDDYEGRWAPTQRQKELDQIAMQLDQSGDDDDEGLVIQSLDFTPLSPSNRSA, encoded by the exons atgacatcaagtcaagtggacgcatctccaaaatccagttatcaatcaggttatcagcctggaacttttaaacctaaaaaatctaaatatggtggaaacaaggccaatcaaaacggaattaaaataataagtgatcgtgtagtgcaatataacagtgatgagaaaagatcaattgaaaaaatagtgaaaaaagtgaaactccaaagacatgagatttccaagacaggtcctgtcataaatattgactttgaccTTCAAAAGgttgaaaagaagaagaaaaactcaaccagacgattgggtcataaatcacccggtagcactcaaagtgactctaaaatcctgaaagtcaataataaaaaaacaagtgaaatcatgcaagtgagtacagaagaaaaaaagttatggattaatatgttagaaaaagatcttgatttattcaatcaagtgaactacattgataagaaaaaggatctgaaaaaaatacaggctcgcgaaaaacgtttaaaactcgcggaaaaaaagaaggccgactttatcgctcgcgaaaaacgtcgcgaactagctaaggaaaaacaaagacaatttagagctcgcgaatcagaaaaaaatcgatccaaggacaacacatcgaaggatatcatccctgagcccatgatggaattggattcatcgatcgagatcattcccagcactccatcagtcatcaatttaatcctggaacgcgagggtgaagatgctcagcatggatcattgaatttcgcgaCCTCAACCCCGaaaa aaccgcgaaaaactatcgaggaaatcgaggccgttctagtcgcgttaggcgcgaatctagaacaaaggaatcgcgaggacgattacgaagggcgatgggctccaacgcagcgccaaaaagagcttgatcaaattgcgatgcaattggatcaaagcggggatgatgatgatgaaggattggtcatccagagtcttgatttcaccccgttatcacccagtaaccgttcggcttaa